One Bdellovibrio bacteriovorus str. Tiberius DNA segment encodes these proteins:
- a CDS encoding MFS transporter, translating to MALLLVSICLAAVIFLYFNNNPLNHSKKFIFRRFVNWFPLGMSYAFLYMARYNLNVSKNAMGDMMTKEQFGIIFAAGTIVYGLSFLINGPLVDRIGGKKGIIIATLGSALMNLLMGGATYLYLMGRLKTNMVVAFSVLYALNMFFQSYGAVSIIKVKAYWFHVRERGIFGAIFGTLISFGVYFAFDWGQAIVDASKLNPEGPRTAFQDFIQHIFAIDTGATDATWLVFTIPAFILIVWALIDMVLLKDSPKEANFDEFDTADASSGDDDDVKITMGLIFKKVFANPVMITIALVDFTSGVLRNGIMQWYLIFANETKETNPAFYAGSEFFIKNWGLLLCLTGVLGGFIAGLVSDKMFQSRRGPPAAINNFIMIFLLIAMCFFLTKNPTMFGLAAVLMTLAVIGVHSLMSGTAAADFGGKKMTATASGIVDGCVYLGSGLQSLSIGYLSAKNWHYWPLFLIPFAGLGLILALRMWKELPEATKKYILEVEKAEAQKQH from the coding sequence ATGGCCCTTTTACTCGTGAGCATCTGTCTAGCCGCCGTCATCTTTCTGTATTTCAATAACAACCCTCTGAATCACTCGAAAAAATTTATCTTCAGGCGCTTCGTCAACTGGTTCCCACTGGGCATGAGCTATGCCTTCCTGTACATGGCCCGCTACAATCTGAATGTGTCAAAGAACGCCATGGGCGACATGATGACCAAAGAACAGTTCGGGATCATCTTTGCCGCCGGCACCATCGTTTACGGTTTGTCATTTCTGATTAACGGCCCTCTGGTGGATCGCATCGGCGGAAAAAAAGGAATCATCATTGCCACCCTGGGTTCAGCGTTGATGAATCTGTTGATGGGTGGCGCTACTTATCTTTATCTTATGGGCCGCTTGAAAACCAATATGGTCGTGGCCTTCTCGGTTCTGTATGCCTTGAACATGTTCTTTCAAAGTTACGGTGCCGTTTCCATCATCAAAGTGAAAGCTTATTGGTTCCACGTGCGCGAGCGCGGGATCTTTGGCGCCATCTTCGGCACTTTGATTTCTTTCGGTGTCTATTTTGCCTTCGACTGGGGTCAGGCGATTGTGGATGCCTCAAAACTGAATCCCGAAGGGCCTCGCACCGCCTTCCAGGATTTCATCCAGCATATCTTCGCCATTGATACCGGGGCCACCGATGCAACCTGGCTGGTCTTTACCATTCCGGCCTTTATCCTGATCGTGTGGGCCCTGATTGACATGGTCCTGTTGAAGGACTCCCCCAAAGAAGCCAACTTCGATGAATTTGACACCGCCGACGCCTCTTCTGGTGATGATGACGATGTCAAAATCACCATGGGTTTGATCTTCAAGAAAGTTTTTGCCAACCCTGTCATGATCACGATTGCTCTGGTGGATTTCACCTCGGGTGTTTTACGTAACGGCATCATGCAATGGTACTTAATCTTCGCCAATGAAACCAAAGAAACAAATCCGGCATTCTATGCAGGATCTGAGTTCTTTATCAAAAACTGGGGTCTGTTGCTGTGCCTGACCGGGGTTCTGGGCGGCTTTATCGCAGGACTTGTTTCAGACAAAATGTTCCAGTCCCGTCGCGGGCCTCCAGCGGCAATCAACAATTTCATCATGATTTTCCTTTTGATCGCGATGTGTTTCTTCCTGACAAAGAATCCAACCATGTTCGGCCTGGCAGCCGTGCTGATGACCCTGGCGGTGATCGGCGTGCATTCACTGATGTCGGGAACTGCCGCTGCTGACTTTGGCGGCAAAAAAATGACTGCCACCGCATCGGGTATTGTGGATGGCTGCGTGTATCTTGGATCAGGCCTGCAATCTCTTTCAATTGGGTATCTGTCAGCAAAGAACTGGCACTACTGGCCTCTGTTCCTGATCCCGTTTGCGGGACTGGGGTTGATCCTGGCTTTGCGTATGTGGAAAGAGCTTCCGGAAGCCACCAAGAAATACATTCTGGAAGTCGAAAAGGCGGAAGCCCAGAAACAGCATTGA
- a CDS encoding helix-turn-helix domain-containing protein, with the protein MVNTLHPMKSLGVVKAERGDIRAERLEGRVKPAVPFPHRHDFFQVVVVAGGRGQHESDFETYPIKAGAVFVVKPGQVHRWDLQGAKGYVIEFYVESLSLDAMDRELFQSLHELPEHLKLSSAAQQKEFYFHCEKMCGEFVSRDRGYGSALKSHLNILILSLFRLSGRTAVKKSEGAFLGDFERLIELNFNRQHNVEFYAKALGLSPKALTMRVHRLLGKSAREMIHDRCLLEAQRYLGYTSMPVAEVGLTLGFQDPNYFSRFFKAKTGFSPGAFRDKNN; encoded by the coding sequence ATGGTAAACACACTTCATCCCATGAAGTCATTGGGAGTAGTCAAAGCTGAACGCGGTGACATTCGCGCCGAGCGTCTGGAAGGCCGCGTGAAACCAGCGGTGCCATTTCCTCATCGTCATGATTTCTTTCAGGTCGTCGTTGTGGCTGGGGGCCGAGGTCAGCACGAGAGCGACTTTGAAACCTATCCGATCAAGGCAGGAGCGGTCTTTGTAGTAAAGCCGGGGCAGGTGCACCGTTGGGATCTGCAAGGCGCCAAGGGCTATGTCATTGAGTTTTACGTCGAATCCTTAAGTCTTGATGCCATGGACCGGGAATTGTTCCAAAGCCTGCATGAATTGCCAGAACATTTGAAGCTGTCTTCAGCGGCTCAGCAGAAAGAATTCTATTTCCATTGTGAAAAGATGTGCGGCGAGTTCGTCTCGCGTGATCGCGGGTACGGCAGTGCTTTGAAGAGTCATTTGAATATTCTGATTCTGTCCCTGTTTCGTCTTTCTGGCAGAACAGCGGTCAAAAAAAGTGAGGGGGCTTTCCTCGGTGATTTTGAACGATTGATTGAATTGAATTTCAATCGTCAGCACAACGTCGAATTTTATGCCAAGGCTTTGGGGCTTTCACCCAAAGCACTGACCATGCGGGTGCATCGATTGTTGGGAAAGTCAGCACGCGAAATGATTCACGATCGCTGTTTGCTGGAGGCGCAGCGCTATCTGGGATACACATCCATGCCGGTAGCTGAAGTGGGTCTTACTTTGGGGTTTCAGGATCCGAATTATTTCAGTCGGTTTTTTAAGGCGAAAACAGGATTCAGTCCGGGGGCCTTCAGGGATAAAAACAACTAG